The following proteins come from a genomic window of Panthera uncia isolate 11264 unplaced genomic scaffold, Puncia_PCG_1.0 HiC_scaffold_454, whole genome shotgun sequence:
- the LOC125918112 gene encoding iroquois-class homeodomain protein IRX-2, whose protein sequence is MSYPQGYLYQAPGSLALYSCPAYGASALAAPRSEELARSASGSAFSPYPGSAAFTAQAASGFGSPLQYSADAAAAAAGFPSYMGAPYDAHTTGVAGAISYHPYGSAAYPYQLNDPAYRKNATRDATATLKAWLNEHRKNPYPTKGEKIMLAIITKMTLTQVSTWFANARRRLKKENKMTWAPRNKSEDEDEEEGDAARSKGESPDKAQEGTETSAEDEGISLHVDSLTDHSCSAESDGEKLSCRAGDPLCESGSECKDKYDDLEDDEDDEDDGERDLAPPKPVTSSPLTGVEAPLLSPPPEAAPRGGGGGGGGGGKMPLGSRTSPGAPQPASKPKLWSLAEIATSDLKQPSLGPGCAPPGLPAAAAPASTGAPPGGSPYPASPLLGRHLYYTSPFYGNYTNYGNLNAALQGQGLLRYNSAAAAPGEALHSAPKAASDAGKAGAHPLEPHYRPPGGGYEPKKDASEGCTVVGGGVQPYL, encoded by the exons ATGTCCTACCCGCAGGGCTACCTGTACCAGGCGCCCGGCTCGCTGGCGCTCTACTCGTGCCCGGCGTACGGCGCGTCGGCGCTGGCGGCGCCGCGCAGCGAGGAGCTGGCCCGCTCGGCGTCGGGCTCGGCGTTCAGCCCTTACCCGGGCTCCGCGGCCTTCACGGCGCAGGCGGCCTCCGGCTTCGGCAGCCCGCTGCAGTACTCGGccgacgccgccgccgccgccgccggcttCCCGTCCTACATG GGCGCGCCCTACGACGCGCACACGACCGGGGTGGCGGGCGCCATCAGCTACCACCCGTACGGCAGCGCGGCCTACCCTTACCAGCTCAACGACCCCGCGTACCGCAAGAACGCCACGCGGGACGCCACGGCCACGCTCAAGGCCTGGCTGAACGAGCACCGCAAGAACCCGTACCCCACCAAGGGCGAGAAGATCATGCTGGCCATCATCACCAAGATGACCCTCACGCAGGTGTCCACCTGGTTCGCCAACGCGCGCCGGCGCCTCAAGAAGGAGAACAAGATGACGTGGGCCCCGAGGAACAAAAgcgaggacgaggacgaggaggagggcGACGCGGCGAGGAGCAAGGGGGAGAGTCCAGACAAGGCGCAGGAGGGCACCGAGACCTCGGCCGAGGACGAAG GGATCAGCCTGCACGTCGACTCGCTCACGGATCACTCGTGCTCGGCCGAGTCGGACGGGGAGAAGCTGTCTTGTCGGGCGGGGGACCCCCTGTGCGAGTCGGGCTCGGAGTGCAAAGATAAGTACGACGACCTGGAGGACGACGAGGACGACGAGGACGACGGCGAGCGGGACCTGGCGCCGCCCAAGCCCGTGACCTCGTCGCCGCTCACCGGCGTGGAGGCGCCGCTGCTGAGCCCCCCGCCCGAGGCCGCGCCCCGCGgtggcggcggaggcggcggcggcggcggcaagATGCCCCTGGGCAGTCGGACGTCGCCGGGCGCGCCGCAGCCCGCCAGCAAGCCCAAGCTGTGGTCTCTGGCCGAGATCGCCACGTCGGACCTCAAGCAGCCGAGCCTGGGCCCGGGCTGCGCGCCGCCGGGGCTGCCCGCGGCCGCCGCGCCCGCCTCGACCGGGGCGCCTCCGGGCGGCTCCCCGTACCCCGCCTCGCCGCTGCTCGGCCGCCACCTCTACTACACGTCGCCCTTCTACGGCAACTACACAAACTACGGGAACTTGAACGCGGCGCTGCAGGGCCAGGGGCTCCTGCGGTACAACTCGGCGGCCGCGGCCCCCGGAGAGGCGCTGCACTCGGCGCCCAAGGCGGCCAGCGACGCGGGCAAGGCGGGCGCGCACCCGCTGGAGCCCCACTACCGGCCCCCGGGCGGCGGCTACGAGCCCAAGAAAG